In Columba livia isolate bColLiv1 breed racing homer chromosome 20, bColLiv1.pat.W.v2, whole genome shotgun sequence, a genomic segment contains:
- the HSPB1 gene encoding heat shock protein beta-1 has product MAERRVPFTFLRSPSWDPFRDWYHGSRLFDQSFGMPHIPEDWYKWPSGSSWPGYFRLLPRESALMPYGQALSRQLSSGISEIRQTPDSWKVTLDVNHFAPEELVVKTKDNIVEITGKHEEKQDEHGFISRCFTRKYTLPPGVEATAVRSSLSPDGMLTVEAPLPKPAIQSAEITIPVTVESQAKEPAKK; this is encoded by the exons ATGGCCGAGCGCCGCGTCCCCTTCACCTTCCTGCGCAGCCCCAGCTGGGACCCCTTCCGCGACTGGTACCATGGCAGCCGCCTCTTCGACCAGTCCTTCGGGATGCCCCACATCCCCGAGGACTGGTACAAATGGCCGAGCGGCAGCTCCTGGCCGGGGTATTTCCGACTTTTGCCTCGGGAAAGCGCGTTGATGCCCTACGGGCAGGCGCTGAGCCGCCAGCTCAGCAGCGGCATCTCCGAGATCCGCCAGACCCCCGACAGCTGGAAGGTCACCTTGGACGTCAACCACTTTGCACCTGAGGAGCTGGTGGTCAAGACCAAGGATAATATCGTGGAGATCACCG GCAAACACGAGGAGAAGCAGGATGAACACGGCTTCATCTCCAGGTGCTTCACCCGAAAATACAC cctccccCCCGGTGTCGAAGCCACAGCCGTGCGGTCCTCGCTGTCCCCTGACGGCATGCTGACGGTGGAGGCCCCCCTGCCCAAACCGGCCATCCAGTCTGCCGAAATCACCATCCCCGTCACCGTCGAGAGCCAAGCCAAGGAGCCGGCCAAGAAGTAG